In Montipora capricornis isolate CH-2021 chromosome 4, ASM3666992v2, whole genome shotgun sequence, a single genomic region encodes these proteins:
- the LOC138047264 gene encoding uncharacterized protein: MGVPREKMASSNNQEEGALKVMTKEEKTGDEKEQTIQALDPQNKKNDSEIEQKTAISQPSALVSNEGSAITDQQSTSEVATEANNAVSQEVASTSSESDSQQTQTLYVAIQPGAESGQGDQPAVYLEVVEAGSGTEVTCTSSDGQVNLVQEEMVIDNASTEVTTIPTSVLSQVMDQATLSTMQAEMIAVQVLSQSATGDIQYLQHQSPRFIPIVTSADPSTLSSLQATLSQMPLATLQISPSQPGATTQTIQLPGGQTIQVPLSVTQMSALASTTPDSGVVASGGNAMSTSTEAIIAAATNAEAAAAVAQEQGATLVTVHPAVIEAPLDVTEGQANEGEENEGDDDGKPKYTCEICGKSYIRSWSYYGHMREHASGEKQHKCEVCGKIFNYASNLRQHMLIHTGEKPYECEYCDKAFNNPSSLRSHVLSHSEDKPYICDHPGCGKAFNNPGSLRVHRRVHQEEKPHKCDVEGCDKAFKTPAELSRHAFRHTGEKPHKCDQCEKAFIRYDDLKRHYRIHTGEKPFKCDQCDFACIQSFDLVKHKFTHSGDKPYKCDMCPKQFTRPARLRDHMRTHTGEKPFICDVCGKGFAIQTGLKSHQAVHTGDKPFKCDECDKTFRTQLELQSHMGRHTGVKPFRCDICGKEFISTITFKRHAIVHSGEKPFECNECGRRFARSTDLKVHMPVHSDDKPYKCGECEKMFTRFSTLKEHIRTHTGERPFKCNVCGREFNHRSHFNNHLRIHTGEKPFKCEICEKDFSRKASLRYHMKVHNKSDGRVSIRSNKKGPEDQSDTDLIDEQSHGSASVDHTMSEQTISTVNISHLDNEAEVQLAEALVAVSEAVVAAAAEVDDTPRVVTVEETAHSAEDAVMQQHLPDAHTVRAPMLVDPVTQAAVSAGISASDVGHSVVETVVSTSMSQVVDIPTSSTEVAVGAAVAIPHGQVHIMEVSDGTGPSDVQAAIGEAMQAGHVTVEAPDALGITVPAEILAAMAAAQSHPHLLIATDDQQLMQAQVNVGAEQQGLEAHTTNEVEPNVGGMSESSESVVHMESTEEASVLDDPQHPQLEQPMETE; encoded by the exons gGGCTTTAAAAGTGATGACAAAAGAGGAAAAGACTGGGGATGAAAAGGAACAAACAATACAAGCATTGGATcctcaaaacaaaaagaatgacTCTGAAATTGAACAGAAAACAGCAATATCTCAGCCATCAGCCCTAGTGAGCAATGAAGGTTCAGCTATCACAGATCAACAG AGCACGTCTGAAGTAGCTACTGAAGCGAATAATGCAGTGTCTCAAGAGGTTGCATCAACATCAAGTGAATCAGACTCGCAGCAAACGCAAACATTGTATGTTGCTATCCAGCCTGGGGCGGAGTCTGGTCAGGGCGACCAACCAGCAGTGTATCTTGAAGTAGTGGAGGCAGGCAGTGGCACAgaggttacatgtacatcaagtGATGGACAAGTTAACTTGGTTCAGGAGGAGATGGTTATTGATAATG CCTCCACTGAAGTAACTACGATTCCCACATCGGTGCTGTCGCAAGTGATGGATCAAGCTACTCTATCCACTATGCAGGCTGAGATGATAGCGGTCCAGGTCCTCTCTCAATCAGCAACTGGTGATATTCAGTACCTGCAACACCAATCTCCACGATTCATACCCATCGTCACGTCTGCAGATCCTAGTACACTTAGTTCTCTTCAGGCCACTCTCAGTCAAATGCCTCTTGCTACTTTACAG ATAAGCCCTTCACAACCAGGTGCAACAACTCAAACCATTCAGCTTCCTGGTGGTCAAACTATTCAAGTGCCATTGAGTGTTACTCAAATGTCAGCTCTGGCATCCACCACACCAGACTCTGGTGTAGTTGCATCTGGAGGGAATGCCATGTCGACCAGCACAGAGGCTATCATTGCTGCTGCCACTAATGCAGAAGCAGCGGCTGCAGTTGCACAGGAGCAAGGAGCTACCCTGGTCACTGTACATCCTGCTGTGATAGAGGCACCACTGGATGTGACAGAGGGTCAGGCCAATGAAGGAGAGGAAAATGAAGGGGATG ATGATGGTAAACCCAAGTACACCTGTGAGATTTGTGGCAAATCATACATCCGTTCGTGGTCTTATTATGGCCACATGAGAGAACATGCATCTGGAGAGAAACAGCACAAGTGTGAAGTTTGTGGCAAGATCTTTAACTATGCCAGCAATCTTCGTCAGCACATGCTCATCCATACAG GAGAGAAGCCATATGAATGTGAGTACTGTGACAAAGCCTTTAACAACCCCAGCTCTCTGCGGTCCCATGTTCTGTCACATTCAGAGGACAAACCTTATATCTGCGATCATCCTGGTTGTGGAAAAGCCTTTAACAATCCTGGTTCACTCAG GGTTCATCGCCGAGTGCATCAGGAAGAGAAGCCTCACAAGTGTGATGTTGAAGGCTGTGATAAAGCCTTTAAGACCCCAGCCGAGCTGTCACGTCATGCTTTCAGACACACTGGTGAGAAACCACACAAGTGTGATCAGTGTGAGAAGGCTTTTATCCGTTATGACGATCTCAAGCGTCATTATCGCATCCACACTG GTGAGAAGCCTTTCAAATGTGACCAGTGTGACTTTGCCTGTATCCAATCATTTGATTTGGTCAAGCACAAATTCACTCATAGCGGGGACAAGCCGTATAAGTGTGATATGTGCCCAAAGCAGTTCACACGACCAGCACGCCTCAGAGATCACATGAGGACCCACACCGGAGAGAAGCCATTTATCTGCGATGTATGTGGTAAAGGCTTTGCCATTCAGACTGGACTAAAGTCTCATCAG GCTGTGCACACGGGGGACAAGCCTTTCAAATGTGACGAGTGTGACAAAACATTCCGCACGCAGCTGGAGTTACAGTCACACATGGGCCGGCATACTGGAGTGAAGCCATTTAGATGTGACATTTGTGGCAAAGAGTTTATATCTACAATTACCTTCAAGCGACACGCCATTGTGCATTCTG GGGAGAAGCCATTCGAGTGTAATGAGTGTGGCAGGCGTTTTGCACGGTCCACTGACCTCAAAGTCCACATGCCAGTGCACAGTGATGATAAACCATACAAGTGTGGAGAATGTGAGAAGATGTTCACACGATTTAGTACTCTTAAAGAACACATCCGGACCCACACAG GCGAGCGACCTTTCAAATGCAATGTATGTGGCAGAGAGTTCAACCACAGGAGCCATTTTAACAACCACCTGCGGATCCACACTGGAGAGAAACCCTTCAAATGTGAGATCTGCGAGAAGGACTTTTCTCGCAAGGCGTCTCTTCGGTACCACATGAAGGTACACAATAAGAGCGACGGGCGAGTCAGTATCCGGAGCAACAAAAAGGGACCTGAGGACCAATCAGATACTGACCTGATTGATGAGCAGTCACATGGGAGCGCTTCTGTGGACCAT ACCATGTCAGAGCAAACCATATCTACCGTGAATATCAGTCACCTTGATAACGAGGCAGAAGTGCAGTTGGCTGAGGCACTGGTCGCCGTTAGTGAAGCTGTTGTGGCTGCAGCAGCTGAAGTCGATGATACCCCTCGAGTGGTGACTGTGGAAGAAACAGCTCACAGCGCAGAGGATGCTGTCATGCAGCAG CATTTGCCTGACGCTCATACAGTTAGAGCCCCCATGTTGGTGGACCCTGTGACACAGGCAGCTGTCAGTGCCGGTATCTCAGCAAGTGATGTCGGTCATTCTGTGGTGGAGACAGTCGTGAGTACCAGCATGTCTCAGGTAGTCGATATTCCTACCTCATCCACAGAAGTTGCAGTCGGAGCAGCGGTGGCTATTCCTCATGGCCAGGTTCACATCATGGAAGTGTCCGACGGCACAGGGCCATCTGATGTACAGGCAGCTATTGGGGAAGCCATGCAGGCTGGACACGTGACAGTTGAGGCTCCTGATGCACTTGGTATTACTGTGCCGGCCGAAATTTTAGCTGCTATGGCCGCTGCACAGTCGCATCCTCATCTCTTGATTGCCACTGATGACCAACAACTTATGCAGGCTCAAGTGAATGTTGGTGCTGAGCAGCAAGGATTGGAGGCCCATACAACAAACGAAGTAGAGCCTAATGTGGGAGGGATGAGTGAATCTTCAGAGTCAGTTGTCCATATGGAGAGTACAGAGGAAGCAAGTGTTCTTGACGATCCACAGCATCCCCAGCTAGAACAACCTATGGAAACGGAATAG
- the LOC138047265 gene encoding uncharacterized protein — MKSTKNGLMIFITTAALFLKSNGTEVPRRVSRCREIRVAVLFIPPLTKESSNDMLTGIIGDFFQKIITKCFRFNDKDLDSTCFQHTVFDDARDFQASILNNRTDIAFPISARMKKVLSDQTNDVKLIFHELMEIPGYYLIMDTEHINGKVNDIAMSRLVENTWPIMVFTILLAGISGMCVWILETFFNEEEFPRSFTRGTYEGFWWAFVSMTTVGYGDKTPKFVFGRLFGVIWILFGLIVIAVFTATATSSLSISATDLAVVGGRKIGVLVNTSAELQARQRGAKVNVFTTVDKVFSKLKENKIDGVFMERYRAAYYLSEALNDSTLKVFGSYDHEVVYDVAVRDSPSAKSQMGKGSCFERELERFDVDDILLDYLKPVDVYEGSDLQSFLSGKSKGTQNFLLVTLGIFVGVLFSGFITELLYIKLWKPTRKVQSREGEIDLNEARTQSDFTKAINLKDVEDKLGQLIREISKLQEQLTVISSQANGFYNTGQDTAYM, encoded by the exons ATGAAGTCAACAAAGAATGGTTTGATGATCTTTATCACAACAGCGGCACTATTTTTGAAGTCCAATGGCACAGAAGTGCCACGCCGCGTGTCACGCTGTCGTGAAATTCGGGTAGCCGTCCTTTTTATCCCTCCTCTCACCAAGGAATCATCCAATGACATGCTGACCGGCATAATCGGAGATTTCTTCCAAAAAATCATTACAAAATGTTTTAGGTTTAACGATAAAGACTTGGACTCCACATGCTTCCAACACACAGTGTTTGACGACGCGCGAGATTTCCAAGCATCAATTCTAAACAACCGCACAGATATTGCGTTTCCCATATCGGCACGAATGAAGAAAGTCTTGTCCGATCAGACGAACGATGTAAAACTGATCTTTCACGAATTGATGGAAATCCCGGGATACTATCTCATCATGGACACTGAGCACATCAACGGAAAGGTGAATGATATCGCAATGAGCCGCCTGGTGGAAAATACTTGGCCCATCATGGTGTTTACCATTCTATTAGCTGGCATCTCAGGGATGTGCGTATGGATTTTG GAAACGTTCTTCAACGAAGAGGAATTTCCTCGTTCTTTCACAAGAGGCACTTACGAAGGCTTTTGGTGGGCGTTCGTTTCCATGACAACTGTCGG GTATGGTGACAAGACCCCAAAGTTTGTTTTTGGTCGCTTATTCGGCGTCATTTGGATCTTGTTTGGTCTGATAGTCATAGCCGTATTTACTGCAACTGCGACAAGCTCCCTCAGTATTTCAGCCACCGACCTGGCAGTCGTGGGAGGGCGAAAG aTTGGAGTATTGGTCAATACATCAGCGGAGTTACAGGCGAGACAAAGAGGAGCTAAGGTGAACG TTTTCACGACAGTTGACAAAGTTTTCTCTAAACTGAAGGAGAATAAGATTGATGGAGTTTTTATGGAAAGGTACAGAGCGGCATACTACCTTAGCGAGGCTCTTAACGACTCCACCCTCAAAGTCTTCGGAAGTTACGACCACGAAGTAGTTTACGACGTAGCTGTTCGGGACTCCCCATCCGCCAAAAGTCAAATGGGCAAAGGGTCTTGTTTTGAACGAGAATTGGAAAGATTCGATGTGGACGATATCCTGTTGGACTATCTTAAGCCCGTGGAT GTTTACGAGGGTAGTGACTTGCAGAGTTTCTTATCCGGCAAATCAAAAGGCACACAAAACTTCCTTCTGGTGACCTTAGGCATCTTCGTGGGTGTTTTATTCTCTGGCTTTATCACGGAACTTCTATACATAAAATTGTGGAAGCCAACGAGAAAGGTTCAAAGCCGAGAAG GTGAGATCGACTTGAACGAAGCAAGAACCCAGTCGGACTTCACCAAAGCTATTAACTTGAAGGATGTAGAGGACAAACTGGGACAGCTTATTCGAGAAATAAGCAAGCTGCAAGAACAGTTAACAGTTATTTCATCCCAAGCAAACGGATTCTACAACACTGGACAAGACACTGCTTACATGTAG
- the LOC138047230 gene encoding FMN-dependent NADH:quinone oxidoreductase-like — protein sequence MCSFMMTKLFFPGHSYCHRIFGWRKGPKVALLKPNRHCSFISAFSGEIKSSEDLQKGSGNVQILHLNSSGSDMRSWTGIASRTFLRAYRSKNRHHVIKEVNLWDKNLLQYDLSHVASKMRMVTGDADQTDKLTFEPVEQMIKTLFSAHKLVVSSPMWNYSIPYVLKQYIDCVVQPGLTFRETPDGPEGLFTGRSLMLITSSGGDYSTGQMKALDYQVPYLKDIFGLIGFTDIRHIYIKNTAHTKKDELMRYVQTSCLDEAGRF from the coding sequence ATGTGCAGTTTCATGATGACAAAATTGTTCTTTCCAGGCCATTCTTACTGTCATCGCATCTTTGGATGGAGAAAAGGGCCAAAGGTTGCATTGTTAAAGCCCAATAGACACTGCTCATTTATTTCAGCGTTTTCAGGAGAAATCAAGTCCAGTGAAGACCTCCAAAAAGGCAGTGGTAATGTACAGATACTACATCTGAATTCGTCAGGTTCAGATATGAGATCATGGACCGGCATTGCATCCAGAACGTTCCTCAGAGCATATAGATCCAAAAATCGTCATCATGTCATTAAAGAGGTCAATCTTTGGGATAAGAATCTTTTACAGTACGATTTATCGCACGTAGCAAGTAAAATGAGAATGGTAACTGGTGACGCCGACCAAACCGACAAGCTTACCTTTGAACCAGTGGAACAAATGATCAAAACTTTGTTTTCTGCACATAAGCTCGTAGTTTCAAGTCCAATGTGGAATTACAGTATTCCTTATGTCTTGAAACAGTACATCGATTGTGTTGTGCAACCGGGCTTGACATTTAGGGAAACTCCCGATGGCCCAGAAGGTCTCTTTACTGGAAGAAGCTTAATGTTGATAACCTCGTCTGGGGGTGACTACTCTACCGGGCAAATGAAAGCATTGGATTATCAAGTGCCTTACTTAAAAGATATATTTGGTTTAATTGGCTTTACGGATATCAGGCATATTTATATCAAGAACACAGCGCACACAAAAAAAGACGAATTGATGCGATATGTTCAAACAAGTTGCCTTGATGAGGCTGGCAGGTTTTAA
- the LOC138047267 gene encoding replication protein A 32 kDa subunit-A-like — translation MWNDTNQFGGGYQSMDSFGGGYMQDGGGFASPMGDSQEKKRSASRVQSVIPCTIKQLHTATYNQAEDTFKLGDLELNQVTIVGVIRDAQESATNIMYNINDMTSEDIIVRKWIDNEESDAEKDRRSSCRENTYVRVFGHLKSFKENSRSLIAFGLSPVTDFNEITYHMLDVVHSHLALSKLPEMSDMSLSMQQGTTPGKYGFQGQTPNRMNQGFGGNSAGTHAGLTGIQQQIQSMITSCQQEEGMAFGDIRQKLRGVSDAQIRSTLEFLSNEGHIYSTIDDDHYKSTDSY, via the exons ATGTGGAACGACACAA ATCAATTTGGTGGAGGATACCAG TCAATGGACAGTTTTGGTGGTGGTTACATGCAAGATGGAGGGGGGTTTGCTTCCCCCATGGGAGATTCCCAGGAGAAAAAG CGATCTGCATCTCGGGTGCAGTCAGTTATTCCATGTACAATCAAACAGCTTCACACTGCAACATATAACCAGGCAGAAGATACATTCAAGCTTGGAGACCTTGAACTAAACCAG GTAACAATAGTTGGTGTTATTCGAGATGCGCAGGAGTCTGCAACCAATATCATGTATAACATCAATGACATGACCTCAGAGGATATTATTGTGAGAAAATGGATAGATAATGAG GAAAGTGATGCTGAGAAAGATAGAAGGTCATCATGCAG GGAAAATACCTATGTGCGTGTTTTTGGTCACCTAAAGTCCTTCAAGGAAAACAGCCGCAGTTTAATTGCCTTCGGTCTCTCTCCTGTGACAGACTTCAATGAGATTACTTATCACATGCTTGACGTCGTTCATTCTCATTTGGCTTTAAGCAAG CTGCCTGAAATGTCTGATATGTCACTTTCAATGCAACAAGGCACCACACCAGGAAAGTATGGATTTCAGGGTCAAACACCAAATAGGATGAATCAAGGATTTGGAGGAAACTCAGCAGGGACACATGCAGGACTAACAGGAATTCAACAACAG ATTCAAAGTATGATCACAAGCTGTCAACAAGAGGAAGGAATGGCTTTTGGCGATATCAGACAGAAGCTAAGAGGTGTGTCTGATGCACAAATCAG AAGTACGCTGGAGTTTCTAAGTAATGAAGGACACATCTATTCCACCATAGACGATGATCACTACAAATCAACGGACAGTTATTGA